In the Paenibacillus pabuli genome, one interval contains:
- a CDS encoding helix-turn-helix transcriptional regulator, with translation MQKPLEFYLCGKFITEGNWTHMKRIMPVHEIILMLEGEMYIAEEERHYVVRANDLLFLRAGHTHYGYQVSDAPVSFYWVHYDTLAEGFDRYPTHATIPVPSTANQLFKQLLHVSSFSTEEANAALFLLLKELERNTEAGYRPHNAVVDHICKWVGIHLHTDITVGKIAEHFNFNKDYISKMVKREKGIGLKTYILTERINRAKQLLLNTNASVKEIAGQCGFSDYKLFLRMFKQYEGSTPTEYRNNLYSTQLNRL, from the coding sequence ATGCAGAAGCCACTCGAATTTTACCTGTGCGGCAAGTTCATCACGGAAGGCAATTGGACACACATGAAACGGATCATGCCTGTGCATGAGATCATTTTGATGCTGGAGGGAGAAATGTACATTGCGGAGGAGGAGCGGCATTACGTGGTTCGCGCCAATGATCTGCTGTTTCTGAGAGCCGGCCATACCCATTACGGATATCAAGTCAGCGATGCTCCTGTCAGCTTTTACTGGGTTCACTATGACACCTTGGCTGAAGGGTTCGATCGTTATCCTACACATGCGACTATCCCGGTACCCTCTACGGCCAATCAGCTGTTCAAGCAGCTGCTGCATGTCTCCTCCTTCTCCACCGAAGAGGCAAATGCTGCACTTTTCCTGCTGTTAAAAGAATTGGAACGCAATACGGAGGCTGGTTATCGCCCTCATAATGCGGTTGTTGACCATATTTGCAAGTGGGTTGGTATTCATCTCCATACCGATATAACAGTAGGCAAGATTGCGGAGCACTTTAATTTTAACAAGGATTATATCTCCAAAATGGTAAAACGCGAGAAGGGCATTGGGCTGAAAACCTACATCCTTACCGAGCGAATTAACCGGGCCAAACAGCTGCTGCTCAATACCAATGCCAGTGTTAAGGAAATAGCCGGGCAATGCGGATTCTCGGATTACAAACTGTTCCTGCGCATGTTCAAGCAGTACGAAGGCAGTACGCCAACAGAATATCGCAATAACCTATATTCCACTCAGCTCAATCGTTTATAA